From Micromonospora echinaurantiaca:
GACCCAACTGCCGTCGGTGAGCCGATCCCAGAGCGCGGTGGCGCCGTACCGGCCGGTGTGCGTGGTGCCGTTCGCCGAGCAGGAGATGCTCACGGTGGCGCCGTCAGCGACCGACCCCAGCACGGCGTAGCCGGTGCCCGGGCCGGCCCGGCGGGTCAACGTGCCGCCGCCGTTGGCGTCCACGACCGCCTGGGTGAGGCCCAGGGCACCGTAGTTGTGGACCGCGCCACCGGCGCCGACCCACGCCGAGCCGTGCCGCGCCCCGCCCTGGTAGGCCGCCGCACCGTTGCCGAACACCCACTTGCCGATGTCGTGCCCGGCGATCGGCACGTACGCGCCGTTCTGCCGCAGTCCGAGGTGGACGTGCCGACCGTAGGCGGCCCCGCCACAGGTGACGTCTGTGCCGGTGTAGCCGAGGTACGCGCCCTGACCGACCGCCGCCCCGTTGACCGAGATGCTGCTCCACAGGTGGTAGTAATCGGTCGAGTAACCCCGGTCGTGGATCACCCGGATCCAGCCCTGGCACATGGTGTACGCGGTGCCGGCCCGCGCGGCCCGGACCACCTGGTCACCTCCGGCGAGGTCGACCGAGCTGTACGGCGTCTCGCTGCCGCCCCAGCCGTGCGGGCCGCCGCTCAGCGTCCAGGTCTGCCCGACGGCGAACGGCAGGGCCATCCCGGTGCGGTAGTCGCCACCGGCGTACATCGGGCTCGGCGCGGTGCTGAAGACGGCCTTCTCCGCGGGGCTGACCAGCGGCGACTCGGCGGCCAACGCGGCGAAGCCGGACTCGCCGTCGAACGCCACCCGCCAGGCGCCGGCCCGGCCGTGGGCCAAGAAGACCGCGCCGACCGGGTGCGCGTCCTCGGTCCGCGGCGCGACCGCGACGGCCGTGCCGAACGCCCAGCGGCCGCCCTGCCGGGTGACCGCGATCCGGGTGTCGGGTCGGTCGGCGGCCACCGACCCGGCGAGCCGGCCCTGCTCCAGCAGCTTCGCGGTCACCGCGGCCTCGACCGTGCCGCCGGCCGGCGCCGCCACGGCGGTGTGCACCGTGGCGGCCAGGACCAGGCCCGCCGTGGCCAGCGTCGCGGTGGCGAAGCCAGCCCATCGTCGTGGGTACATCATTGCCAACCTCTTTTCATAGAAGGTTGTCGCTGCACGATGTGCCGACGATAGGTAACGGATAGAAGGATGTCTACGTATCTCGCCGGGTGCGGTGAAGGTATGTTTCGGCTACCGGCCGGCTCACCGTCCCGCCGGGCGCCGGCCCCTGGTCGAGACGAACTGGTAGGACATCACCGCGAACGCCGGGTCGCGCAGGAGCTTGCGGAACGCCTCCAGCTGGCCCGGCGACAGCCCCGTGTCGAGCAGCTCCGGCTCCAGCTGCCGGGAGTTCGTCGCGTACAGGGAGGCGCCGACCGAACCGCCGGGCCAGCTCTGCGAGTGGGTCACCGTGTCCACCTCCAGCAGGCCCGCCGCCGCCAGCTCGGCGTGCACGTCCTGCGCCCAGGCCAGATCGGCGCCGTGGCTCTGCAGGATGCCGAGCATCGCGTCGGTCACCTGGGTGAAGAGCTTCGCCGCGTCGTCGGTCGGCGCGGTCAGCACCCGCAGCGGCGCGGAGCAGTCGAACTCCTCCACCACCAGCCACCCGCCGGGAGCCAGCGCGCCGGCCAGCGTGCCCAGCACCCGCCGCCGGTCCGGCAGGTGCAGCAGCACCAACCGGGCGTGGATCAGGTCGAAGGCGTCGCCGGGCGCCGGGTCGGTGCGCACGTCGTGCCGGCGTACCTCGAGGTTGGCCGCCGGGGCGAGGTGCCCGGTGTCGATGTCGGTCGCCAGCACCCGACCGGCCGGGCCGACCGCCCGTGCCATGGCCCGGGCCACCGAACCGCCGCCGGCGCCGATCTCCCAGCACACGCCGCCCGGGGCGAGCAGCGGCGGGGCGATCCGGCCGGCCGTGATCGGGTCCAGGAACGACTCCAGCGCCCGCAACTGGGGCACCGCCTCCGGGGAGCCGTTGTCGAAGGTGTACTCGGTGTCACGGATGTCTGTCGGCATCGTCGCTCATCCCTGTCGCGAATGGTCGGGTCGGTTGCCCGGGGTCGGCCCAGAGTCCGGGCACCGGTCGGGGAGCCGGCGGCTCCGCGACCGCGGCGACGCTGAGCATCGCCGCCAGCGCGCCCGGGTCGGCCCGGGCCTCGTCCGCGGGGCGGTCGTAGACCACCCGGCCGTACTCGAGCACCGCGATCCGGTCCGCGACCGCGATGGCGTGGTGCAGCTGCTGCTCGACCAGCAGCACGGTGAGCCCGGTCCGGGCGAGGGCGCCGACGAGGTCGCGGACCCGGGCCGCCAGCTCCGGGGCGAGGCCCTCGCACGGCTCGTCGAGCAGCAGCACCCGAGGCTGGCCGAGCAGCGCCCGGGCGATCGCCAGCATCTGCTGCTCGCCGCCGGACAGCTGGTCGCCGCGGTGGCGTAGCCGGACCGCCAACCGGGGCAGCAGCTCCAGGATCCGGGCGACCGTCCAGCCCTCGCCGCCGGGCGTCGCGGCCCGCCACGGCGCGGCGGCCAGGGCGAGGTGCTCGGCCACTGTCAACCGGGAGAAGACCCGCCGGCCCTGCGGCACGAGACCGACCCCGGACCGGGCGATCCGGTGTGGCTGCCGGCCGGCGACCTGCGTCCCGCCGATCTCGATCCGCCCGCCGTACGGGCGCACCAACCCGGCGACGGTGTGCACGAGCGTGGTCTTGCCGGCGCCGTTGCGGCCCACCACCGCCTGCACGGTGCCGGGCGCCACGTCGAGGCTCACCTCGTGCAGCACGATCCCGCCGGCGTAGCCCACGCAGAGCCGCTCCGTGCGCAGCATTCAGGTCACCCCTTCCGCGTACGCCTGCCGGACCGGGCCGGAGGCGCGGATCTCGGCCGGTGTCCCGGTGGCCAGCGTCCGACCGTCGCGCAGCACGGTCACCGCGTCGCAGAGCGCGTACACCAGGTCCAGCCGGTGCTCGACCAGCAGCACGGCGACGGCGCGCGGCAGTTCCCGGAGGAACTCCACCAGCCGCTCGACCTCCACGGCGGACAGCCCGGCGGCCGGCTCGTCGAGCAGCAGCAGCCGGGGACGGCCGGCCAGCGCCACGGCGATCTCCAACTGGCGGCGCTGGCCGTGGGCGAGCCGGCCGGCGGGGACATCGGCGAGTTCGGGCAGCCCCACCCGGGCCAGCAGGGTGGCCGCGGCGCGTTCGGCGGCGCGCCGCTTCCCGCCCGGACGCCAGCGGCCGGGCCGCACCGCGTGCGGCAGCGCGGCGACCACGACGTTCTCGGCCGCGGTCAGCGTCGACCAGACGGCCGGGCGTTGGTGGATCCGGCCGACGCCGCGGCGGGCCCGGGCGGCCGGGCCGAGCCGGGTGACGTCCCGGCCGGCGAGCAGCACCCGGCCGCCGCCCGCCGGGATCGACCCGCCGAGCACGCCGAGCAGGGTGGTCTTGCCGGCCCCGTTCGGCCCGATCAGCGCGTGCCGCTGGCCGTGGTCGATCCGCAGGTCCACCCCGTCCAGCGCGGCCAGCGACCCGTAGCGCACGGTGACGCCGCGGGCGGCGAGCAGCGGCGTCACGCGCGTGCTCCCGTCGGCGTGGGCCGCTCCCGGGCGGTGCGGCCGGCCCCGACCTCCGGCAGCAGCCGGCCCCGCACGGCCGGCGGCCGGTGCGCGCCACCGGGCAGCAGGTAGACGGTGACCACGAAGGCCAGCCCCAGCACCAGCGGCGCCTGCCCGGGAAGCGCGCCGAACAGCCAGTCCCGCCCGGCGATGACGAGCACCGCGCCGACCAGGGCGCCGCCGACCGACGCGGCGCCGCCGATCACCACCCCGAGCAGCAGCAGGGCGGACGTCTCGAAGCCGAAGTCGGCGGGCGAGAGGTACTGCTGGGCGACCATCAGCAGGGAGCCCGCGGCGCCCGCGACCGCCCCCGCGGCGACGTGGACGCCGGCCACCTGGAACGACACCCGGTGCCCGCTGGCCCGCAGCCGCGCCTCGTCGTCGCGCCCGGCGCGCAGCAGCAGCCCGACCCGGGTACGCAGGACCAGCAGCACCAGCCCGACCAGCGCGACGACGACCACCAGCGTGTACCCGTAGCGCGCCCGGTCGGTGGCCAGCACCGGCATCCCCCACAGTGGACGCAGCGCCGGGACGCCGGCCAGCCCGTCGGTGCCGCCGGTGACCGAGCGCCACCGGCCGACCAGGATCACCACGAGTTCGCCCACCGCCAGGGTGATCATCAGGACGATCACGCCCCGGGCGTGCACCACCAGCGGGATGGTCGCCGCGGCCAGCGCCGCCCCGGCCACCGCCGCGACGGCCAGGTGCACCACCCCGACGTCGGAGACCTGCCCGCCG
This genomic window contains:
- a CDS encoding ABC transporter ATP-binding protein, whose protein sequence is MLRTERLCVGYAGGIVLHEVSLDVAPGTVQAVVGRNGAGKTTLVHTVAGLVRPYGGRIEIGGTQVAGRQPHRIARSGVGLVPQGRRVFSRLTVAEHLALAAAPWRAATPGGEGWTVARILELLPRLAVRLRHRGDQLSGGEQQMLAIARALLGQPRVLLLDEPCEGLAPELAARVRDLVGALARTGLTVLLVEQQLHHAIAVADRIAVLEYGRVVYDRPADEARADPGALAAMLSVAAVAEPPAPRPVPGLWADPGQPTRPFATGMSDDADRHP
- a CDS encoding class I SAM-dependent methyltransferase; translated protein: MPTDIRDTEYTFDNGSPEAVPQLRALESFLDPITAGRIAPPLLAPGGVCWEIGAGGGSVARAMARAVGPAGRVLATDIDTGHLAPAANLEVRRHDVRTDPAPGDAFDLIHARLVLLHLPDRRRVLGTLAGALAPGGWLVVEEFDCSAPLRVLTAPTDDAAKLFTQVTDAMLGILQSHGADLAWAQDVHAELAAAGLLEVDTVTHSQSWPGGSVGASLYATNSRQLEPELLDTGLSPGQLEAFRKLLRDPAFAVMSYQFVSTRGRRPAGR
- a CDS encoding ABC transporter ATP-binding protein; the protein is MTPLLAARGVTVRYGSLAALDGVDLRIDHGQRHALIGPNGAGKTTLLGVLGGSIPAGGGRVLLAGRDVTRLGPAARARRGVGRIHQRPAVWSTLTAAENVVVAALPHAVRPGRWRPGGKRRAAERAAATLLARVGLPELADVPAGRLAHGQRRQLEIAVALAGRPRLLLLDEPAAGLSAVEVERLVEFLRELPRAVAVLLVEHRLDLVYALCDAVTVLRDGRTLATGTPAEIRASGPVRQAYAEGVT
- a CDS encoding peptidoglycan DD-metalloendopeptidase family protein translates to MYPRRWAGFATATLATAGLVLAATVHTAVAAPAGGTVEAAVTAKLLEQGRLAGSVAADRPDTRIAVTRQGGRWAFGTAVAVAPRTEDAHPVGAVFLAHGRAGAWRVAFDGESGFAALAAESPLVSPAEKAVFSTAPSPMYAGGDYRTGMALPFAVGQTWTLSGGPHGWGGSETPYSSVDLAGGDQVVRAARAGTAYTMCQGWIRVIHDRGYSTDYYHLWSSISVNGAAVGQGAYLGYTGTDVTCGGAAYGRHVHLGLRQNGAYVPIAGHDIGKWVFGNGAAAYQGGARHGSAWVGAGGAVHNYGALGLTQAVVDANGGGTLTRRAGPGTGYAVLGSVADGATVSISCSANGTTHTGRYGATALWDRLTDGSWVSDAYLWTGVNGPVNGWC
- a CDS encoding branched-chain amino acid ABC transporter permease, with the translated sequence MREEALRTLRRGVAAAVLAGLVLAPWAVDDYTAALLARTLALGLVAVSVALLTGVAGLPTLGQTAPYAAGAYASAVLGGQVSDVGVVHLAVAAVAGAALAAATIPLVVHARGVIVLMITLAVGELVVILVGRWRSVTGGTDGLAGVPALRPLWGMPVLATDRARYGYTLVVVVALVGLVLLVLRTRVGLLLRAGRDDEARLRASGHRVSFQVAGVHVAAGAVAGAAGSLLMVAQQYLSPADFGFETSALLLLGVVIGGAASVGGALVGAVLVIAGRDWLFGALPGQAPLVLGLAFVVTVYLLPGGAHRPPAVRGRLLPEVGAGRTARERPTPTGARA